One Plasmodium relictum strain SGS1 genome assembly, chromosome: 2 genomic region harbors:
- the AP2-L gene encoding transcription factor with AP2 domain(s), putative, translated as MILVKQYSFNIFKNSTLDLCRRGKKEELCYNFENVSLLDFKNKEYKEISIHSDLFYFLKLYSNIDFKNVVNDWVYSLVIDGKLYLGYHISSFIFLVEADFDYSTSEKNEHLSSGTGLSKKIHKDYMKFKKENYSIFKRYIEVKNIKNFYNLISNINLNKKNENSNKEHHKNCNLLRRDYNNFSYSLGNKNDEFHSGCYYIDIFNIYLFSMFDNISQKIILSIFPVQKYGLEKAKKMALSFGKYEDFIRKLIEERKTYPIHFLSLKMMDNANNEMNNNSSSNMNTNSNNENIFYFFPKSLKKKKYNSRFFTKHKKIHTLKKYISKKNYDIHINFSYEKNNHIFLEYKYFGLNKQLGIIKKLRFLYKNNKDKILLKKKYIIENKQIKPEHIELIINRRKVMHLDKYPKNITLEENNDNVFNIFKWKHNLEEQLITKENVLYSKNQKMHKLNFRKIRKHPIMESNELKEFLIFKLLNKKNNYLGNKDFNGKDKNILIACSKTNTFLKPKHFLKIKDEICNKNNLFNDLAYTKKGKFLLKFLLYFLYKFNSFILKYNKNMEKLFSFMRHNYNLIKKSKQKELFKKFIFCFYKSLILKISKNIIKKNKYKILKKNSSNNFPNSKQRNNCEIYFRGNTMKKKYFYFYKIYNLLKLKKNKGIFRSIQNFYIHFCLFIPKSNDLEEKKLAENLEYIFIKGLKEIKLRNINSEEKEYSEYMESFYNGSNFRSCNNYRTKFFTEFISNNYSEENIENNDSSYINENNNDFTCNKSINYKYLKEYHHHTVLDNENNQGENENRHINKSNNGGNYNNGENIQNSNNDNTNNSNNNNTNNNNNNSNNSNSSNNNNSNNNNSSNNDSNNNRNNDNSNGSSNNNNNNNNNNNNSNNNNNSNDDNNNDKENDEDNENEESNENEDENEEYNSNNEINSNDNYRYDERDSNNENENKKNINGEFKNGNKYNNNTNKSEISTNYFENSCNISVNNSHNECYEENSQLYSHNEEGFTVNTNLTNHKSSTPNGAFFDNMANGNNIDNENNNCDNVFNSINSYLNNYVENNKSNMNSFNQDTYSNNDENISNNSLSVPNRLIDNTLLNNYNENIVESNKANENVKEEVNEAFDHDFFKIKKNNTDQHKNIEPGVQKKITKKRNKVKTEKSSKSLDDEKKEVLNKVSQITRVGGVCFDKNRQRWIAHWKIDGKYHKHYFPISQYGFENARERAVNCRKQAEKLFNLPEIQPRNRWNQIKVNGTSHLKKAAKLPRCEGVGYDELSQSWVSTFVVHKKFSIDEFGFYGARDKAIYCRKAFEKVNANDNYEWLLKDKLGISEKEKNDLSDLINIDKSTLESNEVGNKVKSACEKIQVKDESPSEQNNENSSDVKISNEQYLKITQEAIEMILNNIKHKSLPEIKLKLIDKQKFENYNTLLDKHFKFITSVKNISQLRPYISLFHKFIIYHTLPHNISLRKQLFIIEALEWSSFFSGAANQKID; from the coding sequence atgatTTTAGTAAAACAATATAGTTTTAACATATTCAAAAATTCTACTTTAGATTTATGTAGACGGGGAAAAAAAGAGGAATTGTGTTACAATTTTGAAAATGTGAGCTTATTAGActttaaaaataaggaatataaagaaatttcTATACATTCagatttattctattttttaaaattatattcaaaTATAGACTTCAAAAATGTGGTTAATGATTGGGTATATTCATTAGTAATAGAtggaaaattatatttaggATATCACATatcatcatttatatttttagtagAAGCAGATTTTGACTACAGTACatctgaaaaaaatgaacatTTATCAAGTGGCACTGGtctatcaaaaaaaattcataaggattatatgaaatttaaaaaagaaaattatagtatttttaaaaggtatatagaagtaaaaaatatcaaaaatttttataatttgattagtaatataaatttaaataaaaaaaatgaaaatagtaataaagaacatcataaaaattgtaatttACTTAGAAgagattataataatttttcatattcattAGGAAATAAAAACGATGAATTTCATTCAGGTTGTTACTATatagatatttttaatatatatcttttttcaATGTTTGATAATATTAgtcaaaaaattattttgagTATATTTCCAGTTCAAAAATATGGATTAGAAAAAGCTAAAAAAATGGCTCTAAGTTTTGGAAAATATGAAGATTTTATAAGAAAGTTAATTGAAGAAAGAAAAACTTATCCTATACATTTTCTAAGTTTAAAGATGATGGATAATGCAAATAATGAAATGAATAACAATTCTTCAAGTAACATGAATACAAATTCTAATAACGAGaatatattctatttttttccaaaatctttgaaaaaaaaaaaatataattctaGGTTTTTTACAAagcataaaaaaattcatactttaaaaaaatatatttcaaaaaaaaattatgatattcatataaacttttcatatgaaaaaaataaccatatttttttagaatataaatattttgggCTTAATAAACAATTaggaataattaaaaaattaagatttttgtataaaaataataaagacaaaatattattaaagaaaaaatacataatagagaataaacaaattaaacCAGAACATAtagaattaataattaatagaAGAAAAGTTATGCATTTAGATAAATATccaaaaaatattactttagaagaaaataatgataatgtttttaatatttttaaatggaAGCATAATTTAGAGGAACAATTAATAACAAAAGAAAATGTATTGTATTctaaaaatcaaaaaatgcATAAATTGAACTTTAGAAAAATAAGAAAGCATCCTATTATGGAAAgtaatgaattaaaagaattcttaatttttaagttattaaacaagaaaaataattatttaggTAATAAGGATTTTAATGGAAAGGAtaagaatatattaatagCATGTTCAAAAAcaaatacttttttaaaacctaaacattttttaaaaattaaagatgAAATAtgcaataaaaataatctcTTTAATGATCTTGCATATACAAAAAAAGGGAAATTtcttttgaaatttttattatattttttatataaatttaattcatttattttaaaatataacaaaaatatggagaaattattttcttttatgcgCCACAATTACaacttaataaaaaagagcaAACAgaaagaattatttaaaaaatttattttttgcttttataagtctttaatattaaaaatttccaaaaatataattaaaaaaaataaatataaaattttaaaaaaaaattcttcaaATAATTTTCCTAATTCAAAACAGAGGAATAATTGTGAAATATATTTCCGAGGTAACactatgaaaaaaaaatatttttatttttacaaaatatataatttgcttaaattaaaaaagaataaggGTATATTTAGAagtattcaaaatttttatattcatttttgtttattcaTTCCAAAAAGTAATgatttagaagaaaaaaaactaGCGGAAAATTtggaatatatttttataaaagggttaaaagaaattaaattgAGAAATATAAATTCAGAAGAAAAGGAATATTCAGAATATATGGAATCATTTTATAATGGTAGTAATTTTAGAAGCTGTAATAATTACcgaacaaaattttttacgGAGTTTATAAGCAATAATTACTCTGaagaaaatattgaaaataatgatagctcatatataaatgagaataataatgattttacatgtaataaaagtataaattataaatatttaaaagaataccACCACCATACTGTATTAGATAATGAGAACAATCAAggtgaaaatgaaaatagacATATTAATAAGAGTAATAATGGAggtaattataataatggtGAAAACATCCAAAATAGTAATAACGACAATACTAACAATAGTAACAACAACaatactaataataataacaacaATAGTAATAACAGCAATAGTAGTAATAACAACAATAGTAATAACAACAATAGTAGCAACAATGATAGTAACAACAACAGAAACAACGACAACAGTAATGGtagtagtaataataataataataataataacaataataataatagtaacaataataataacagcAATGATGATAATAACAATGACAAGGAAAATGATGAAGATAATGAGAATGAAGAatctaatgaaaatgaagatgaaaatgaagaatataacagtaataatgaaattaatagtAATGATAATTACAGGTATGATGAAAGAGATAGCAACAATGAAAatgagaataaaaaaaatattaatggagaatttaaaaatgggaacaaatataataataacacTAACAAAAGTGAGATCAGCACAAATTATTTCGAAAATAGTTGCAATATAAGTGTAAATAATAGTCATAATGAATGTTATGAAGAAAATAGTCAGTTATATAGTCACAATGAGGAAGGATTTACAGTAAATACGAATCTTACGAATCATAAATCTAGTACACCAAACGGAGcattttttgataatatGGCTAATGgaaataatattgataatgaaaataacaaCTGCGATAATGTTTTTAATAGTATTAATAGTTATCTTAATAATTACgtggaaaataataaaagtaatatgAATTCATTTAATCAGGATACTTACAgtaataatgatgaaaatatatcaaaCAATTCTTTAAGTGTACCAAACAGATTAATAGACAAtactttattaaataattataatgaaaatattgtaGAATCCAATAAGGCAAATGAAAATGTTAAAGAGGAAGTTAATGAGGCTTTTGATCAtgattttttcaaaataaaaaaaaacaatactGACCAACATAAGAATATAGAACCCGgtgtacaaaaaaaaataactaaaaaaagaaataaggTAAAGACTGAAAAAAGTAGTAAAAGTTTGgatgatgaaaaaaaggaAGTATTGAATAAAGTTTCTCAAATAACAAGAGTAGGTGGTGTTtgttttgataaaaatagaCAGAGATGGATAGCCCATTGGAAGATTGATGGAAAATATCACAAACATTACTTTCCCATAAGTCAGTATGGTTTTGAAAATGCTAGAGAACGAGCTGTTAACTGTAGAAAGCAAGCAGAAAAACTTTTCAATTTACCTGAAATACAGCCAAGAAATAGGTGGAACCAAATAAAAGTTAATGGAACAtctcatttaaaaaaagcaGCTAAGTTACCAAGATGTGAAGGAGTTGGTTATGATGAATTGTCTCAGAGTTGGGTAAGTACGTTTGTTgttcataaaaaattttctattgATGAATTCGGATTTTATGGAGCAAGGGATAAGGCCATTTATTGCAGAAAAGCTTTTGAAAAAGTAAATGCTAATGATAATTATGAATGGCTACTTAAGGATAAATTGGGAATAAGtgagaaagagaaaaatgACTTATctgatttaataaatatagataaaagTACATTAGAAAGCAATGAAGTAggaaataaagtaaaaagcGCTTGTGAAAAAATACAAGTCAAAGATGAGTCCCCTTCTGAACAGAATAATGAGAACTCTTCCGACGTAAAAATATCAAATGAACAATATCTAAAAATAACACAGGAAGCCATTGAAatgattttaaataatataaagcaTAAGTCCTTACctgaaataaaattgaaattaaTTGATAAGCAGaaatttgaaaattataatactTTACTTGATAAgcattttaaatttataacatctgttaaaaatatttctcaACTACGACcttatatatctttatttcataaatttattatttatcatACTCTTCCTcataatatttctttaagGAAGCAGTTATTTATTATTGAAGCTCTTGAGTGGTCATCGTTTTTTTCTGGTGCTGCTAACCAAAAAATtgattaa